A section of the Methanothermobacter sp. genome encodes:
- a CDS encoding IGHMBP2 family helicase, with amino-acid sequence MKSYIKRLIKLVEMEREAEINAMMNEIRRLSPQKRERIGRAINGLNGKVTGRELGFHLVKYGRREPIDTQISVGDLVLISRGNPLKSDLTGTVAAKGKRFIVVALENVPRWALRNVRVDLYANDITFQRMIDNLRGAGRNVFRVLRFLLGDEKPSGHQIVEFEPVDSELNRSQREAIMRALGSDDFFLIHGPFGTGKTRTLHELIRQEVRRGNRVLVTAESNAAVDNLLEGIAGHLRCVRLGHPQRVSRTNLQETLAYKLENHPDYRRVLEYQERIERLIEERERHHKPTPQLRRGLTDSQIMINATKRRGARGISPNVMISMARWIEVNQQIDELHRKMQEVEVEIVDRIIRNSQVVLATNSSAALEYIDNVKFDVAIVDEASQATIPSILIPLSRAPRFVLAGDHRQLPPTILNPEASELEATLFEELIGSYPENSWMLNCQYRMNPAIMEFPNREFYGGRIRAHSSLREISILEVISAEIPDSMPHRKIAERDPVLFIDTSRVGVGERRLKGSTSIQNPLEADLAVIIAGALMGMGVKEEEIGIITPYDDQVDLISSMTGVEVNSVDGFQGREREVIIISMVRSNSEGNIGFLRDLRRLNVSLTRARRKLIIIGDTGTLSSHPSYRRLIEFCRERGFLYEPSADDLREWSS; translated from the coding sequence GTGAAATCATATATAAAGAGGCTCATTAAACTTGTTGAGATGGAGAGGGAGGCAGAGATAAACGCCATGATGAACGAGATAAGGAGACTGTCCCCCCAGAAGCGTGAAAGAATAGGGAGGGCCATAAATGGCCTTAACGGTAAGGTAACCGGGCGTGAACTTGGATTCCATCTCGTGAAATACGGGAGGAGGGAACCCATAGATACCCAGATATCGGTGGGTGACCTTGTCCTGATAAGCCGTGGAAACCCCCTCAAAAGTGACCTAACAGGTACCGTGGCGGCGAAGGGTAAACGCTTCATTGTGGTGGCACTTGAAAATGTCCCCCGCTGGGCCCTGAGGAACGTAAGGGTGGACCTCTACGCCAATGACATAACCTTCCAGAGGATGATAGATAACCTCAGGGGTGCAGGAAGGAATGTGTTCAGGGTTTTAAGGTTTCTTCTGGGAGATGAAAAGCCATCTGGTCACCAGATTGTTGAATTTGAACCCGTGGACTCTGAACTCAACAGGTCCCAGAGGGAGGCTATAATGAGGGCCCTGGGGTCAGATGACTTCTTCCTTATACACGGGCCCTTCGGTACAGGGAAGACCCGTACACTCCATGAACTCATAAGGCAGGAGGTCAGGAGGGGTAACCGTGTCCTGGTGACGGCTGAGAGCAACGCTGCAGTTGATAACCTCCTTGAGGGAATCGCAGGTCATCTGAGGTGTGTCCGTCTCGGACACCCCCAGAGGGTCTCCAGGACCAACCTGCAGGAGACACTTGCATATAAACTTGAGAACCACCCCGACTACAGAAGGGTCCTCGAATACCAGGAGAGGATTGAAAGGCTCATTGAGGAGCGTGAAAGGCACCATAAACCCACCCCCCAGCTGCGCAGGGGGCTTACAGACAGTCAGATAATGATCAACGCCACAAAGAGGAGGGGCGCCCGGGGAATATCCCCCAATGTGATGATATCCATGGCCCGCTGGATAGAGGTCAACCAGCAGATAGATGAACTCCACAGGAAGATGCAGGAGGTTGAAGTTGAAATCGTTGACAGGATAATCCGTAACAGCCAGGTTGTCCTTGCAACCAACTCATCTGCGGCCCTAGAGTACATAGATAATGTGAAGTTTGATGTTGCAATTGTCGACGAGGCATCCCAGGCCACAATCCCCAGCATACTCATACCACTCTCACGTGCACCAAGGTTCGTGCTGGCAGGGGACCACCGGCAGCTTCCACCAACCATACTGAACCCTGAGGCCTCTGAACTGGAGGCTACCCTCTTTGAGGAGCTCATAGGGTCATACCCTGAGAATTCATGGATGCTGAACTGCCAGTACCGTATGAACCCTGCCATAATGGAGTTCCCAAACAGGGAGTTCTATGGGGGAAGGATAAGGGCCCACTCCTCCCTTAGGGAAATTTCAATACTGGAGGTTATATCCGCTGAAATCCCTGACTCCATGCCACACAGGAAAATTGCAGAAAGGGACCCTGTCCTCTTTATTGATACCTCAAGGGTTGGGGTGGGTGAGAGGAGGCTGAAGGGCTCAACGTCAATTCAGAACCCCCTTGAGGCGGACCTTGCAGTTATAATCGCTGGTGCACTCATGGGGATGGGTGTGAAAGAAGAGGAGATCGGTATAATAACACCCTACGATGACCAGGTGGACCTGATATCCTCCATGACAGGTGTTGAGGTTAACAGTGTGGATGGTTTCCAGGGGCGTGAGAGGGAGGTCATCATCATCTCAATGGTTAGAAGTAACAGTGAAGGTAACATAGGTTTCCTCAGGGATCTCAGGAGGCTCAATGTTTCACTTACAAGGGCAAGGCGCAAGCTTATAATAATAGGTGATACCGGCACCCTCTCATCCCACCCTTCCTACAGGAGGCTGATCGAATTTTGCAGGGAAAGGGGATTCCTATATGAACCATCAGCCGATGATCTGCGGGAGTGGAGTTCATGA
- a CDS encoding chorismate pyruvate-lyase family protein, whose translation MDVNVMEEIERIERIIGRLSNTQKILLSTDGSVTRILDVLRGTVTIRTIKQEFIPSTPEIADKLRISPGEMVNHRVVVIGNNEPLIHAVSYIPLSRLDDGFREDLIRADIPIGRILKKHSIESRREIEILDIESPSSELREIFKTDSPMLTRTYNIIHQDEVLIRIKETFPFDWFREEFR comes from the coding sequence ATGGATGTCAATGTCATGGAGGAGATTGAACGCATCGAGAGGATAATAGGGAGGCTCTCAAACACCCAGAAGATACTGCTATCAACAGATGGCTCGGTAACAAGGATACTTGACGTGCTGAGGGGAACAGTAACCATAAGGACCATAAAACAGGAATTCATACCATCAACTCCAGAAATCGCAGATAAACTCAGGATATCCCCGGGGGAAATGGTTAATCACAGGGTGGTTGTCATAGGAAATAATGAACCCCTGATACACGCAGTATCATACATACCACTATCAAGGCTTGATGATGGCTTCAGAGAGGACCTCATAAGGGCGGATATACCCATAGGGAGGATCTTGAAGAAGCACAGTATAGAATCCCGCAGGGAGATAGAGATCCTTGACATAGAAAGTCCCAGCAGTGAACTCAGGGAAATATTCAAAACAGACTCCCCCATGCTCACAAGGACCTACAACATAATCCACCAGGACGAGGTGCTAATAAGGATAAAGGAGACCTTCCCATTCGACTGGTTCAGGGAAGAATTCCGGTAA
- a CDS encoding homocitrate synthase family protein produces the protein MKYFVSPFNKEAELEFPDKITIYDTTLRDGEQTPGVCLGTEEKLEIARKLDELGIHQIESGFPVVSKQEKVSVKTIANEGLNADILALSRTKKEDIDVAIDCDVDGVITFMATSDLHLKHKLKLTREEALNVCLNSIEYAKDHGLFLAFSAEDATRTDLDFLKQIYMKAESYGADRVHIADTVGAISPQGMEYLVRELRKDIKVDIAMHCHNDFGMALSNSIAGLLAGGTAVSTTVNGIGERAGNTSLEELIMALRIIYDIDLGFNISVLYELSRLVEKHTRMKVPENKPIVGKNVFRHESGIHVDAVIEEPLTYEPFLPEMIGHQRKIVLGKHSGCRAVKAKLEEYGIEVTREELCRIVEEVKKNREKGKYINDELFYRIVRSVRGPVDF, from the coding sequence TTGAAATACTTCGTCAGTCCCTTCAATAAGGAAGCTGAATTAGAATTTCCTGATAAGATCACGATTTATGACACCACACTCCGCGACGGGGAACAGACCCCGGGCGTATGCCTTGGAACAGAGGAAAAACTTGAAATAGCCAGGAAACTGGATGAACTCGGCATACACCAGATAGAAAGTGGTTTCCCGGTCGTATCAAAGCAGGAAAAGGTTTCAGTAAAGACAATAGCCAATGAGGGCCTCAATGCAGATATACTGGCCCTGAGCAGGACAAAGAAGGAGGACATAGACGTTGCAATTGACTGCGACGTTGATGGCGTCATAACCTTCATGGCCACATCCGACCTCCACCTCAAACACAAACTCAAACTCACAAGGGAGGAGGCCCTCAACGTATGCCTGAACTCCATAGAGTATGCCAAGGACCACGGCCTCTTCCTGGCATTCTCAGCAGAGGACGCCACAAGGACTGACCTGGACTTCCTCAAGCAGATATACATGAAGGCTGAGAGCTACGGGGCAGACAGGGTCCATATAGCAGATACTGTGGGTGCCATAAGCCCCCAGGGAATGGAATACCTTGTAAGAGAACTTCGAAAGGATATAAAAGTGGACATAGCAATGCACTGTCACAATGACTTTGGCATGGCACTCTCAAATTCAATAGCAGGGCTCCTGGCAGGTGGAACCGCAGTTTCAACCACAGTTAACGGTATAGGTGAAAGGGCCGGGAACACCTCCCTTGAGGAGCTCATAATGGCTCTGAGGATAATCTATGACATTGACCTTGGATTCAACATCAGCGTCCTGTATGAGCTTTCAAGGCTTGTTGAGAAACACACCCGCATGAAGGTGCCTGAAAACAAGCCCATAGTTGGAAAGAACGTCTTCAGGCACGAGTCAGGCATACACGTGGACGCCGTGATAGAGGAACCCCTAACATATGAGCCGTTCCTCCCTGAGATGATAGGCCACCAGCGCAAGATAGTCCTGGGCAAACACTCAGGTTGCAGGGCGGTCAAGGCAAAACTTGAGGAGTACGGTATAGAGGTTACAAGGGAGGAACTCTGCAGGATAGTGGAGGAGGTAAAGAAAAACAGGGAGAAGGGGAAATACATTAACGATGAACTCTTCTACAGGATCGTAAGGTCTGTCAGGGGACCTGTTGACTTCTAG
- the ahcY gene encoding adenosylhomocysteinase has product MPYNVKDISLAPQGKKKIQWVQEHMPVLERIKRDFSEEKPFEGITVASCLHIEPKTINLGLTLLAGGAEVAMTGCNPLSTQDDAAAAGAKMGLNMYAWRGETNEEYYENIHRVLDHEPDILIDDGADMIFLVHRERRELLDGIIGACEETTTGIHRLKAMAADGALEFPVMAVNDAYTKYLFDNRYGTGQSTFDSIMGTTNMLIAGKTVVVCGYGWCGRGIALRAQGLGANVIVTEVNPIRALEARMDGFRVMRVSEAVKHADILVTATGNTDVVAGDDFMNMKDGCVMANAGHFNVEINREDLERLSGEKRLVKEDIEVFIMPDGRKLYLLAEGRLVNLASERGQGHPAEIMDMSFAMQALSARYLLTEKPEPGVYRAPDEIDIRVAEMKLEAMGIQIDELTEKQIRYLENWEEGT; this is encoded by the coding sequence ATGCCTGTACTTGAAAGGATCAAGAGGGACTTCTCAGAGGAAAAACCATTCGAGGGGATCACAGTAGCATCATGCCTCCATATAGAACCAAAAACCATAAACCTGGGACTCACCCTCCTGGCAGGCGGTGCAGAGGTTGCCATGACAGGATGCAACCCCCTATCAACCCAGGACGATGCAGCCGCCGCTGGAGCAAAAATGGGCCTTAACATGTACGCCTGGCGCGGTGAAACCAATGAGGAGTACTATGAAAACATACACCGTGTCCTGGACCATGAACCTGACATCCTCATAGACGACGGGGCAGACATGATATTCCTGGTACACAGGGAAAGGAGGGAACTCCTTGATGGAATAATAGGTGCCTGTGAGGAGACAACAACAGGTATACACCGACTAAAGGCCATGGCAGCCGATGGTGCCCTCGAATTTCCCGTGATGGCCGTGAACGACGCCTACACAAAGTACCTATTCGACAACCGCTATGGGACCGGCCAGTCCACATTTGACTCCATAATGGGAACCACCAACATGCTCATAGCAGGCAAAACCGTTGTGGTGTGTGGCTATGGTTGGTGCGGGCGCGGAATAGCCCTGAGGGCCCAGGGTCTTGGCGCGAATGTCATAGTAACCGAGGTTAACCCCATAAGGGCACTTGAGGCCCGTATGGATGGATTCAGGGTTATGAGGGTCTCAGAGGCCGTTAAACATGCAGATATACTGGTAACTGCAACAGGAAACACTGATGTGGTTGCGGGTGATGACTTCATGAACATGAAGGACGGCTGTGTGATGGCAAATGCAGGCCACTTCAACGTTGAAATAAACAGGGAGGACCTTGAAAGGTTATCAGGGGAGAAAAGACTGGTTAAGGAGGACATAGAGGTCTTCATCATGCCTGATGGGCGCAAATTATACCTCCTTGCCGAGGGGAGACTTGTGAACCTCGCCTCAGAGAGGGGTCAGGGCCACCCAGCAGAGATAATGGACATGAGCTTTGCAATGCAGGCACTATCAGCAAGATATCTCCTCACTGAAAAACCTGAACCCGGCGTCTACAGGGCCCCTGATGAAATAGACATTCGGGTTGCGGAGATGAAACTGGAGGCCATGGGAATCCAGATCGATGAACTGACAGAGAAACAGATAAGGTACCTTGAAAACTGGGAAGAGGGGACATAG
- a CDS encoding DUF2119 domain-containing protein produces the protein MGFFRMIDKGRGPVRLFVGGVHGKEGLTAIRALRKLGFNDIRRGKLIIYSCNPTEYMSTLDPNYYRSQQGMEIIGLIEKYQPSTYLEAHCYREESYSRLTDPSRRSMDGVPPLIELEKGVLIGSVSPHIRKKLFRREDICLTIEMPCLRGPEDEVDGLEVYVNFLKTVASSETREELEERLSRKYPEQVETARRYAREFFGEYPPF, from the coding sequence TTGGGTTTCTTCAGGATGATAGATAAGGGCAGAGGTCCTGTAAGACTCTTTGTTGGTGGTGTGCATGGAAAGGAAGGCCTCACAGCTATAAGAGCCCTCAGGAAGCTTGGTTTCAATGACATCCGGAGGGGGAAACTGATAATATACAGCTGCAACCCCACAGAGTACATGAGCACACTCGACCCCAATTATTACAGGAGCCAGCAGGGAATGGAGATAATAGGACTCATAGAGAAGTACCAGCCATCAACATACCTGGAGGCCCACTGCTACAGGGAGGAGAGCTACAGCAGATTAACGGATCCCTCAAGGAGGAGCATGGATGGTGTCCCTCCCCTCATAGAACTGGAGAAGGGTGTTCTGATAGGGTCTGTATCACCCCACATACGCAAGAAACTCTTCAGACGTGAGGACATCTGCCTGACCATTGAGATGCCCTGTTTAAGGGGACCAGAGGACGAAGTTGATGGTCTCGAGGTTTACGTGAATTTCCTGAAAACCGTTGCCTCATCAGAGACCCGTGAAGAACTGGAGGAGCGTCTTAGTAGAAAATACCCAGAGCAGGTTGAAACCGCAAGGAGATACGCCAGGGAATTCTTCGGGGAATACCCCCCATTCTAG
- the cyaB gene encoding class IV adenylate cyclase, translating into MIEVEVKAKISSGDEVSERIISLGGRHVSDEEQSDVYFNAPHRDFAETDEALRIRKTGEKTFITYKGPKIDDRSKTRKELEVEVADAETAAGILESLGFQRVREVFKERRTYSLGDFTLSIDTVRGLGNYLEIERDLPDGSDYGDALSEIFELYRKLGVSGGFERKSYLELLEAKGG; encoded by the coding sequence TTGATAGAGGTTGAGGTTAAGGCTAAAATTTCCAGCGGGGATGAGGTAAGCGAACGCATAATATCACTTGGTGGGCGCCATGTTTCAGATGAGGAACAGAGCGACGTATACTTCAATGCCCCCCACAGGGACTTTGCAGAGACCGACGAAGCGCTGAGAATAAGAAAAACAGGTGAAAAGACATTCATAACCTACAAGGGCCCCAAAATTGATGATAGGAGCAAGACCAGAAAGGAACTGGAGGTTGAGGTTGCAGACGCTGAAACAGCAGCAGGAATACTTGAGTCCCTTGGATTTCAAAGGGTTAGAGAGGTCTTCAAGGAGAGGAGAACCTACTCACTTGGAGATTTCACCCTATCCATTGACACCGTGAGGGGCCTCGGGAACTACCTTGAAATAGAGAGGGACCTACCTGATGGCAGTGACTACGGGGATGCCCTCAGCGAGATATTTGAGCTCTACAGAAAACTGGGGGTAAGTGGGGGATTTGAGAGAAAATCCTACCTCGAACTTCTTGAGGCTAAAGGTGGATAG
- the fen gene encoding flap endonuclease-1 — MGVKLKDIISAEKIRLDDLRGRTVAVDAANSIYQFLSSIRQRDGTPLMDSEGRVTSHLSGILYRTAAVMERDIRVAYVFDGKSHHLKGETVTRRIETRKKSEVEWRRALEEGDIERARKYAVRSSRMSQDIVESSKRLLELLGIPYVQAPGEGEAQASFIVRRGDAWAVASQDYDCLLFGAPRVVRNLTLSGKLEEPEIIELESALRNLSITHEQLVDLALLVGTDFNDGIKGIGARRGLKLIKEKGDVFSVIEEVDGDIGGDPDVLRGIFLEPDVTGDYELKWRKPDRDGVIDFLCGEHGFSEERVMAALKKIEGASFTQKSLEDWF, encoded by the coding sequence ATGGGAGTTAAATTAAAGGATATAATATCAGCAGAGAAGATAAGACTTGATGATCTCAGGGGACGCACCGTTGCAGTTGATGCAGCTAACAGCATATACCAGTTCCTCTCAAGCATAAGACAGAGGGATGGAACACCCCTCATGGACTCAGAGGGGCGGGTGACATCCCACCTCAGCGGAATACTCTACAGGACAGCGGCAGTGATGGAGAGGGATATAAGGGTGGCCTATGTCTTTGATGGGAAATCCCATCACCTCAAGGGCGAAACAGTAACAAGGCGTATTGAAACCCGGAAGAAGTCTGAAGTGGAATGGAGGAGGGCCCTTGAGGAGGGGGACATCGAGAGGGCAAGGAAGTATGCTGTGAGGTCCTCGAGGATGTCACAGGATATAGTTGAAAGTTCCAAAAGGCTCCTTGAACTCCTCGGGATACCATACGTTCAGGCACCTGGAGAAGGCGAGGCACAGGCATCATTCATTGTCAGGAGGGGTGATGCCTGGGCAGTGGCATCCCAGGACTACGACTGCCTCCTCTTCGGAGCCCCCAGGGTCGTTAGAAACCTCACACTCAGCGGAAAACTGGAAGAACCAGAGATAATTGAACTGGAATCTGCCCTCAGGAATCTTTCAATCACCCATGAACAGCTCGTGGACCTGGCACTCCTCGTTGGCACAGACTTCAATGATGGAATAAAGGGGATAGGTGCAAGGAGGGGACTCAAACTCATAAAGGAAAAGGGTGACGTATTCAGTGTAATTGAGGAGGTTGATGGGGACATCGGAGGCGACCCCGACGTCCTAAGGGGGATATTCCTTGAACCTGACGTGACCGGGGACTATGAACTGAAATGGAGGAAACCTGATAGGGATGGGGTCATAGATTTCCTCTGCGGCGAGCATGGCTTCTCAGAGGAAAGGGTAATGGCGGCCCTTAAAAAAATTGAAGGTGCTTCATTCACACAGAAAAGCCTTGAGGACTGGTTCTAA
- the hacA gene encoding homoaconitase large subunit, which produces MNITEKILADAAGVDEVTPGEIIEARVDLAMTHDGTSPPTIRTFREIASRGGPDRVWDPERIVMVFDHNVPPNTIGAAEFQRVTSEFASEQGINNIFKNAEGICHQVLPEKGFARPGMVIVGADSHTCTYGAFGAFATGMGATDMAMVFATGKTWFMVPEAMRIEVTGQLQGFTTAKDVILKIIGEIGVDGATYRSVEFTGSTVDEMDVAGRMTICNMAVEMGAKNGIMEPSREITQYVKSRTGRGFRVYRSDKDSQYVEDHHFDVSDLEPQVACPDDVDNVAPVHRVEGTHIDEAFLGSCTNGRYEDLKMAADVLGDRRVHDDVRFIVAPASREIYLRALEDGLIETFLRAGAIVCNPGCGPCLGAHMGVLAPGEVSVATTNRNFRGRMGDPSSKVYLANPAVVAESAVKGVISAPE; this is translated from the coding sequence ATGAACATCACAGAGAAGATCCTTGCAGATGCAGCCGGAGTGGATGAGGTCACACCCGGCGAGATAATAGAGGCCAGGGTTGACCTTGCAATGACCCACGACGGCACATCACCCCCAACAATCCGCACATTCAGGGAGATAGCCTCAAGGGGAGGCCCCGACAGGGTATGGGACCCTGAAAGAATAGTTATGGTATTCGACCACAACGTACCACCCAACACAATAGGGGCAGCAGAGTTCCAGAGGGTAACATCTGAATTCGCATCTGAGCAGGGGATAAATAATATCTTCAAGAACGCTGAGGGAATATGCCACCAGGTACTCCCTGAGAAGGGATTTGCACGCCCAGGAATGGTCATAGTGGGTGCAGACTCACACACATGCACATACGGGGCATTCGGCGCATTCGCAACTGGAATGGGAGCCACAGACATGGCAATGGTATTCGCCACAGGAAAAACCTGGTTCATGGTGCCCGAGGCAATGCGCATCGAGGTTACAGGCCAACTGCAGGGTTTCACCACAGCCAAGGATGTTATACTGAAAATCATAGGAGAAATCGGTGTTGACGGGGCAACATACAGGTCAGTGGAGTTCACAGGCAGTACCGTTGATGAAATGGACGTTGCCGGAAGGATGACAATCTGCAACATGGCAGTTGAAATGGGGGCCAAAAACGGTATAATGGAGCCCAGCAGGGAGATAACCCAGTATGTAAAGTCCAGGACAGGGAGAGGCTTCAGGGTTTACCGTTCAGATAAGGACAGCCAGTACGTGGAGGACCACCACTTCGATGTCTCTGACCTCGAACCACAAGTTGCCTGTCCAGATGATGTGGATAACGTGGCACCCGTTCACAGAGTTGAGGGAACCCACATAGACGAGGCATTCCTTGGTTCATGCACAAACGGCCGCTACGAGGACCTCAAAATGGCAGCAGATGTCCTTGGTGATAGAAGGGTCCATGATGATGTGAGGTTCATAGTTGCACCCGCCTCAAGGGAGATCTACCTCAGGGCACTGGAGGATGGGTTAATAGAGACCTTCCTAAGGGCAGGAGCCATAGTCTGCAACCCGGGCTGCGGGCCCTGTCTCGGGGCCCACATGGGAGTCCTGGCTCCAGGAGAGGTTAGCGTAGCCACAACCAACAGGAACTTCAGGGGAAGGATGGGTGACCCATCATCAAAGGTCTACCTGGCCAACCCGGCGGTCGTGGCGGAATCGGCAGTTAAAGGGGTGATCAGCGCACCCGAATAA